DNA from Devosia yakushimensis:
CGGCCACGGCGCCGTCTTCGGCGGCATAGACCGTCTGGTAATCGGTCTTGTCGCGCTCCTCGATGCCGCGCTTGGCGCCGATATAGGGCGGCAGCGGCATGGCGCCGTGGGATTTGATGGCTTCATCAAGCTCAGCGCCGCCGAGATCGAATTCCAGGGTTATCTCGCCGGTATCGCCCTTGCCGGCGACGCGGGCGGTCAGCGCATCGGCCTGGCCATTGCCCAGCTCAAGCCGGTCGAGCACGGCGAGGCGCTTGGCCGGCCGGGCAAAGGCCCGCCAGGTATGGGCATCGACGCGCTTATGCAGGTTGAAGGACACCGAAGCCCGGTTTTCCCCGCGAATGCGGCTGCCGCGCAACTCGGCCGGCAGGACGCGCGTGTCGTTGACGACGAGCACGTCGCCAGGCTGCAGCAGCGTCAGCAGATCGGGGATATGGCGGTCGCTCAGGCCCTTGACCGGATCGACGACCAGCAGCCGCGCACTGTCGCGCGGCTCGGCGGGGTGCAGGGCAATCAGCTTTTCGGGCAGGTCGAAGTCAAAATCGGAAACACGCATGAGGGCTCCCTAGCACGGGTGGGCCTATGGGGGAATGCGCCACCCACCGAGTCATTCCCGCGAAAGCGGGAACCTCTGTTTTGGACGGTTCGGCAGGGAAACGGAGGTCCCCGCTTTCGCGGGGATGACATCGTGGAGGCGGATGATGCTGTGGAGTAAATAACGCCGTGGGCAGTTGGAGAGTTTGGCGGAGCGACCGATCAAAACGCCCGGATCATCACTGCGCCCGCAACAAGCATAACCGCGCCCGCCACGCGGCCGAGCGAGATTTCCCGCACCGCCATGCCCATGAAGCCGACCTTGTCGAGCGCCAGGCCCGCCAGCAATTGACCGGTTACAGAGAGAGCCATGACGGCGGCGGCGCCGATCATGGGCGTCAGCATGATATTGGAAAAGACGTAGAAAGCCCCGAGTACGCCGCCTGCCACGAAGGTCCAGGGGGCGGGGGCGCCGAAATTGATGGTGGCGCCCTTGGTCTGCACGAAGATCAGCGCGATGGCCCACAGCACGATGGCGCCTGCGACGAAGGACACGCCGGCCGCGGCGATCGGCAGGCCAAGGCCCTTGCCGAGCTGGGCGTTGATCGGGGCTTGCGTGGCAATGCAGGCGCCAGCGACGACGCCCATCAGCGCCCAGAGGAGAGTATCCATTTTCATCTATCGTATCGTGGTTTGGGTGGGCGAAGCTCGCGAGACGGCATACGCGCGATGAGGCCCGTTGAGAATATCGGTGTCATTCCCGCGAAAGCGGGAACCTCTGTTGTGCGATGCAGGAAAGAAAACGGAGGTCCCCGCTTCCGCGGGGATGACATTGTGGGAGGCGTAAGCCCCTCGGGCACCTTCTCCCAAGAGGGGGAGGAAGGCTCCGTGCCCCTCTCCCGCAAGGGGAGAGGGGAAGATTCGTGATCGGCCTTTAGGCGGCGATATCGGCGGCGACTTTGACCGAGATCATCTTGTCGGGGTTGATGACGGGCTCGCCGCGCTTGATCTGGTCGACGAATTCCATGCCTTCGATGACCTTGCCCCAGACGGTGTACTGCTTGTTGAGGAAAGGCGCATCGTCGAAGCAGATGAAGAACTGCGAATTGGCGCTGTCGGGATTCTGCGCGCGGGCCATCGAGGCGGTGCCGCGGACATGCGGCTCGGCGTTGAATTCCTGCTTGAGGTCCGGATACTTCGAACCGCCGGTGCCGCGGCCCTGGGGGCAGCCGGTCTGGGCCATGAAGCCATCGATCACGCGATGGAACACGATGCCGTCGTAAAAGCCTTCGCGCGCCAGCTTCTTGATATGGGCGACGTGATTGGGCGCCAGGTCGGGGCGCATGGCGATAACAACCTTGCCCTTGGTGGTTTCGATGACGAGGGTGTTTTCGGGATCGGTGATCTCGGCCATGGTCTTGCAACTTTCGTGTTGGGGGGATTTGTGCCCCGCATGTAAGGAATGTTGGCGTTTGGCGCAACCCAAGCAGGTCGCGCCATTGGCCTACTTATATTCGATCTTGGCCGAGACGATCTTGCCGGGGTTCTGCACCATGCCGGACTGGTCGGTGCCCTTGGGCAGCGCATCGACATATTCCATGCCGGAAACCACCTTGCCGAAGACAGTGTATTGGCCATCGAGGAAGCTGGCATCGGCATAGGTGATGAAGAATTGCGAATTGGCCGAGTTCGGGTCCTGCGCGCGAGCCATGCCGAGCACGCCGCGCTGGAAGCTTTCCTTGTCGGTGAATTCAGCGGCCAGATCGGGCAGCTCGGAGCCGCCCATGCCGGTGCCGGTCGGGTCGCCCGTCTGGGCCATGAAGCCGTCGATGACGCGGTGGAAGACCACGCCATTGTAGAAGCCTTCATTGGTGAGCGTCACGATGCGCTCGACATGCTTGGGGGCCAGCTCGGGCAGCAGCTCGATATCGACGTCGCCGCCTTCGAGGGTGAGAATCAGATGCGGCGTGCCGGTCTGGGCGAAGGCGGGAGCGGCGAAGGTGGCGGCCAGAACAGCGGCGGCAACCAGGGCAAAGC
Protein-coding regions in this window:
- the queA gene encoding tRNA preQ1(34) S-adenosylmethionine ribosyltransferase-isomerase QueA, with amino-acid sequence MRVSDFDFDLPEKLIALHPAEPRDSARLLVVDPVKGLSDRHIPDLLTLLQPGDVLVVNDTRVLPAELRGSRIRGENRASVSFNLHKRVDAHTWRAFARPAKRLAVLDRLELGNGQADALTARVAGKGDTGEITLEFDLGGAELDEAIKSHGAMPLPPYIGAKRGIEERDKTDYQTVYAAEDGAVAAPTAGLHFTETLLQQLTERGVTIERVTLHVGAGTFLPMKVDDTDDHVMHAEWGELDQATVERIRAKKALGGRVIAVGTTSLRLLETAARATGTLQPFIGDTDIFITPGFRFRAVDVLMTNFHLPKSTLFMLVSAFAGMDTMRGAYEHAIAEGYRFYSYGDSSLLIRAE
- a CDS encoding DMT family transporter, which encodes MDTLLWALMGVVAGACIATQAPINAQLGKGLGLPIAAAGVSFVAGAIVLWAIALIFVQTKGATINFGAPAPWTFVAGGVLGAFYVFSNIMLTPMIGAAAVMALSVTGQLLAGLALDKVGFMGMAVREISLGRVAGAVMLVAGAVMIRAF
- a CDS encoding peptidylprolyl isomerase, with the protein product MAEITDPENTLVIETTKGKVVIAMRPDLAPNHVAHIKKLAREGFYDGIVFHRVIDGFMAQTGCPQGRGTGGSKYPDLKQEFNAEPHVRGTASMARAQNPDSANSQFFICFDDAPFLNKQYTVWGKVIEGMEFVDQIKRGEPVINPDKMISVKVAADIAA
- a CDS encoding peptidylprolyl isomerase, producing the protein MIAFTRRFALVAAAVLAATFAAPAFAQTGTPHLILTLEGGDVDIELLPELAPKHVERIVTLTNEGFYNGVVFHRVIDGFMAQTGDPTGTGMGGSELPDLAAEFTDKESFQRGVLGMARAQDPNSANSQFFITYADASFLDGQYTVFGKVVSGMEYVDALPKGTDQSGMVQNPGKIVSAKIEYK